The Vibrio aerogenes nucleotide sequence TAATCTGTAAAGTCACCTGTTCCATTTTTTCGGTAGAACGGAAGGTGTTATCCAGTTCTTCGACAAGTTGATTGACACTATCAACCGCCTGCTGGACAAGGGCCCGGGAACGATAAGCTTCTTCCGTTGTTCCCTGCACCTGCTTTGCCGTGTCTGAGGCATTACTTGCCACCAGTTCCGAGCTTGAGCTCATCTCAGTCATTGCCGTCACAATCAGGTCCGTTTCTGATTTATGTGAACTTAATAATTGCTCATTGGAGTGAATTTTCCCCCGGACACCTTTGACTTCATGATCAATATCTTTTGTGATATCCGAGACCAGAATCATTTGTGACTGAAGCTGTTCGATAAAGGTATTAATGCTTTGGGCAATGATACCCAGATCATCTTTGGTTTTGACGGTCAGACGTTGAGTCAGGTCGCCATTCCCGCTTGCCAGCTCCTGAACCAGCTGACGTAAAGAGACAATCGGGGCAAACGATAAATTCAGTAAAACAATCGTGACCGGGATAATAATGAGTGCACTGACCAGCAGAGCAATGGTAATCGATTTGTTCAGCTGATTTGTATTGCGGTCAATCACAGCCTGATCGATATATCCATTCATGTGCCATTCTTTCCCGGAGACATTAAACGTTTTTTTTATGGTGGAGACTTCTGCCTGTGGTGGCAGACCGGAAAAAATCATGGTACCGGCACTGTCAGTCAGGCTGAAATAAATCCCTTCTTCCTGATTCTCTTCTAAAAGAGACTGAACCTGGGTCAAATCAATAAAAAACAGGTTGCCCTGATTGTTCCCTTTTGGCACCACGATGGTCAGGACCGCTGTACCTTTTTCAAGCCGGACATCACTGACAGTGATATTCCCTCCGGCAGCTGACAACATATCCAAATATTTTTTTGCCTGTACCGGGTCATTGACTGCACCATTTGCACCAATAACCAGTTCATAGGCAATTTTTACAATCCGGTAAAACCCGGTTTGTTCCATCGTCTGTTTCACCTGAGTCAGGGAAAAATTAGTCGATCTGGCGATGGAGAGTTTGGCGCTGATTTCCTGGCTGATAATTTTTTGCACCAGTCCAATCTGGTTGTCGATTTGAGCAGAATAGGCCGCCTGAACATAACGGCTGATAAAATAGTTTGCACTGATTGTGGCTGTGACAATTGTAGCAATAATGATGAGCAGTACCATGGAGAGCAGCTTGAACTTAAACGACAGTGACTTCATTGGTATGGCCCTCGTTTTTTTAAGGCTTAAACGAATCATTTAAATATAGAAATGTTGTTATGCCTTTACATTTAAATGTTATTTTTTGTGACATTCGGGTGCTGTTCCCCGCAAAAAAGAGATTCTTGAGCTTAAGGTCAACAGACCCTGGTTGGCAGGTTTTTCTGAATCCAAAAACCTGCCACTTAGTGCTCAACTGTTCGCTGACTGTCTATTGCTGCTGGATTTCATTGAGAAGTCCAATCAGTCCGGGGTTCTCTTTTTTGAACTTGTCATAAACAGGCTGAACCGCTTTTTGAAATGCAGGAATATCACTGTCAGTAAAAGTGACGCCAGCCTGTTTCAGTTTTCCGATGGCCTGGTCCACATAATTTTTCCAGTTCTGTTCCTGCACTTTGACGGTTTCTGCTGCAACCTGAGTTAATACCTGCCGCTCCTGATCGGTAAAACGGTTCCATGCAGAGGTCGAAACAACCAAAACATCCGGCACCATGGTGTGTCTGTCGTAGGAGTAATGTTTTTTCACTTCATAATGTTTGGATGAGAAAAACGATGGAATATTATTTTCAGCACCATTAACCAAGCCGATTTGCAGCGCAGAATATAATTCACTGTAGGCGATGGGCACGGGAATCGCGCCGAGGGCATTCATCATATCCATGGGAAGTGACGAGTTTTGTACCCGAATTTTCAAACCTTTCAAATCTGCCGGGGTTTTTATGGGTTTATCCGTGTAAAAGCTGCGGGAGCCGGCATCAAGAAAAGCAAGCCCGACAAATCCGACACTCTTGGTGGATTCAAGGATTTTAGTCCCGATGCTTCCCTGCAGTACTTTGTCATACTGAGCGCGGTCTTTAAACAAATATGGCAGTGCCAGCACTTTGTAGTCGTCGGAATAGTTGGTTAAAAGCGATGCGCCGACTTTTGTGATCGCGACATCACCCTGCTGAACCATTTTCAACAGAGCCGTTTCATTGCCGAGTTCTCCGCCCGGATACATTTTTACATCCATCCCCGCACGTTTTTTTACCTCAGCAGCAAACCAGTCCAGAGATGCACTGACGGGATGTTCCTGTGGTAATTCGTGCGCAACAATCATGTTGCTCGCGCTGGCTTTGAAAACACTGAACATCAGTGTCAAAGTAAGGCTGAATATGACTAATAATCGCATGTGTTCACCTGTTTGTTTGAAAGTAAGGCTGTCAGTTTTAATGTTGCTGTAAGTGAAAGCTCTGCAGGCTCAGGACGACCTGTTGTGATGACCTGATATATCAGGTGAGCTTTCACTTAATTCTGGAATACTTGATGACATTGTTTTTAATAGTTTTTAACTATTACTGATGATTGTGATGAAGATTAAAAGATGGCTGAAATACAGATGGATATGATTTTATTGATATTTTTTATTGCTCTGTTTTGAAAGTGCAACGTATTCAACAAGTTAGTTGAGGGTATCAACAAATCATTGATGAAATTTATGAATGATGATTTTGTGATGCTCTTCATTTTTTTTGTGTACTGACCATGAGAATTTTTTCTGATGGCGACCACTGATGTGGGATAAATTACTGTATCCGGTCTGTTTTACTGTTAGACTTTGCTCCCGTTCCGGTCAGCAAAAAGGTTGCTCTGTCATGATGAAAATAATCAATAACAGCTGGAAACCGCGATGGTTTGCAGTTTTGGTTTCTACTCTGTCTTTATTTCTCAGTGGTTGTTCTCAGCCACCGGAAATTCAGAGGGTTTCCGGTTACGCTCAGGGGACGACATATCATATCAGCTGGTGGTCTGAAAAACCTGTTGCGACGGAGACGATTAGTGGTCAGTTTGATCAGATGCTGGCGGTGATTGATAAAGAACTTTCAACATACCGGCCGGATTCTTTTATCTCTCTCTGGAATAAAAACCCTTCAACAGACTGGCAGCCGGCATCGGCAGATTTTATTCATCTGCTGTCTGTAGCGAAGACGATTCATCATCAAACACAGGGATGTTACGATCCGACGATCGGGCCTTTGTTTGCTCTGTGGGGATTTAAAAAAGATGTACTTCAGGTTCCGGACCCACAAAAAATAGCGGCGGTTCAGGCTGAAATCGGGATCGATAAGATAGAAGTCAGTACAGATGGATTACGTATCCGTAAAACGTTACCGGGTCTGCAACTGGATTTTTCTTCCATGGGTGAAGGATACACCATCAGTAAACTGAGTCAGATACTGGAAACGAATGGCATTACAAATTATCTGGTCGAATTTGGTGGTGACAT carries:
- a CDS encoding methyl-accepting chemotaxis protein; translated protein: MKSLSFKFKLLSMVLLIIIATIVTATISANYFISRYVQAAYSAQIDNQIGLVQKIISQEISAKLSIARSTNFSLTQVKQTMEQTGFYRIVKIAYELVIGANGAVNDPVQAKKYLDMLSAAGGNITVSDVRLEKGTAVLTIVVPKGNNQGNLFFIDLTQVQSLLEENQEEGIYFSLTDSAGTMIFSGLPPQAEVSTIKKTFNVSGKEWHMNGYIDQAVIDRNTNQLNKSITIALLVSALIIIPVTIVLLNLSFAPIVSLRQLVQELASGNGDLTQRLTVKTKDDLGIIAQSINTFIEQLQSQMILVSDITKDIDHEVKGVRGKIHSNEQLLSSHKSETDLIVTAMTEMSSSSELVASNASDTAKQVQGTTEEAYRSRALVQQAVDSVNQLVEELDNTFRSTEKMEQVTLQITNVLSVIEDIAEQTNLLALNAAIEAARAGEMGRGFAVVADEVRTLASRTRQSTEEISEMLSSLNTASNEVAAKVKSTQANGSKTSESASEVGTSIGGMIGSIEAISDLSTHIATSAQEQSTVSEEMSKNMNAIHDVVNTLNDNGEIISSGTDKLSQLNKSLIQLVESFKLS
- a CDS encoding TRAP transporter substrate-binding protein; this translates as MRLLVIFSLTLTLMFSVFKASASNMIVAHELPQEHPVSASLDWFAAEVKKRAGMDVKMYPGGELGNETALLKMVQQGDVAITKVGASLLTNYSDDYKVLALPYLFKDRAQYDKVLQGSIGTKILESTKSVGFVGLAFLDAGSRSFYTDKPIKTPADLKGLKIRVQNSSLPMDMMNALGAIPVPIAYSELYSALQIGLVNGAENNIPSFFSSKHYEVKKHYSYDRHTMVPDVLVVSTSAWNRFTDQERQVLTQVAAETVKVQEQNWKNYVDQAIGKLKQAGVTFTDSDIPAFQKAVQPVYDKFKKENPGLIGLLNEIQQQ
- a CDS encoding FAD:protein FMN transferase, which produces MMKIINNSWKPRWFAVLVSTLSLFLSGCSQPPEIQRVSGYAQGTTYHISWWSEKPVATETISGQFDQMLAVIDKELSTYRPDSFISLWNKNPSTDWQPASADFIHLLSVAKTIHHQTQGCYDPTIGPLFALWGFKKDVLQVPDPQKIAAVQAEIGIDKIEVSTDGLRIRKTLPGLQLDFSSMGEGYTISKLSQILETNGITNYLVEFGGDMKIRGHKPEGQKWRIAIERPVPSKDKRIPYQIVVIEDENGVTLDTSGTYHHSFDADGKAYSHILDPRTGSPVMHDLVSASVFGQDSVVSDAWATAMLCLGPKAGQEIADAEHLPVFFIQSRQEKLIASQSQALKTSKQVKLVQQ